In Carboxydocella sporoproducens DSM 16521, the following are encoded in one genomic region:
- the rsmG gene encoding 16S rRNA (guanine(527)-N(7))-methyltransferase RsmG: MKEILLNWFSPAVTEQLARYAQLLVEWNEKINLTAITEEKEIAVKHFYDCIYPARFLDLTPGLKVIDVGTGAGFPGLALKIAYPELQVTLLDSLQKRTIFLQTVIDELGLKGIEVIHGRAEEVARQKGQREKYDLAVSRAVAALPVLLEYTAPFVKVGGRIAAWKGPNLLEEKESAHKALVVLGADWLTQYDYELPFAMGKRALGVMQKISSTPGTYPRKAGTPEKRPIQ, encoded by the coding sequence ATGAAAGAAATATTATTAAACTGGTTTTCTCCCGCTGTGACGGAACAACTGGCCAGATATGCCCAATTGCTGGTAGAGTGGAATGAAAAAATCAATTTAACTGCTATCACTGAAGAGAAAGAGATAGCTGTTAAACACTTTTATGATTGCATTTATCCTGCCCGGTTTTTAGATTTAACTCCGGGGTTGAAAGTAATCGATGTTGGCACTGGAGCAGGGTTTCCGGGGCTGGCCCTTAAAATTGCCTATCCGGAATTACAGGTAACCCTGCTGGATTCTTTGCAGAAAAGGACTATTTTTCTGCAGACAGTGATTGATGAGCTGGGGTTAAAGGGGATTGAGGTAATCCATGGCCGGGCGGAGGAAGTGGCCAGGCAAAAGGGCCAGCGGGAAAAATATGATTTGGCGGTATCGAGAGCAGTAGCTGCTTTACCAGTGTTGTTGGAATATACGGCTCCTTTTGTTAAGGTAGGTGGCAGGATTGCGGCCTGGAAAGGCCCTAACTTGCTGGAAGAGAAAGAGAGTGCTCACAAGGCCCTGGTTGTTTTGGGTGCAGACTGGTTAACTCAATATGATTATGAATTACCCTTTGCTATGGGGAAAAGGGCACTGGGAGTAATGCAGAAAATTAGCTCTACCCCTGGCACCTATCCACGTAAGGCAGGTACTCCTGAAAAGCGACCCATCCAGTAG